A stretch of Myxocyprinus asiaticus isolate MX2 ecotype Aquarium Trade chromosome 42, UBuf_Myxa_2, whole genome shotgun sequence DNA encodes these proteins:
- the LOC127432412 gene encoding reticulon-4 receptor-like 1, with protein sequence MFKRGCGLEFLLVLCGLELTQACPHHCICYDSPSTVSCQAHNFQVVPEGIPAQSERVFLQNNKIQRLLQGHFSPTTAMLWLYSNNISYIQPSTFMGFTRLEELDLGDNHHLRSLASDTFQGLTRLHALHLYHCGLISLPTGLFEGLHNLQYLYLQNNQLEFLEDDMFIDLLNLSHLFLHGNRLWSLHQNTFRGLGALDRLLLHQNRLQWVHTQAFHDLRRLTTLYLFNNSLPELPAESLAQLPALEYLRLNDNPWECDCKAVPLWDWLRHFRGSTSALICVAPPELAGKDLKRLTKEELPSCTGSESLHQSKSSNQGDIGVSLKKEHNHRSHNHHHPHLPHQDQYYTTSPSPLPRPPKSGRHRNCTRHRGRKSNGQNEVYNLKELANKESDEKYDPLKPKLKNKCIPRTSVGPPSGVQRANSKAVSLFAPRYIIPVCLLVSLTALIFR encoded by the exons GCTGTGGTCTAGAGTTTCTCCTGGTGCTGTGCGGTTTAGAGTTAACCCAGGCATGTCCCCATCACTGCATCTGCTACGACTCTCCCAGCACGGTGAGCTGCCAGGCTCACAACTTCCAAGTGGTTCCGGAGGGAATCCCAGCCCAGAGCGAGCGCGTCTTTCTGCAGAACAACAAGATCCAGCGACTGCTCCAGGGCCATTTCAGCCCGACCACTGCCATGCTTTGGCTGTACTCCAACAACATCTCATACATCCAGCCCTCCACGTTCATGGGCTTTACCCGCCTGGAAGAACTCGATCTGGGGGACAACCATCACCTCCGCTCATTGGCCTCTGACACATTTCAGGGCCTGACTCGACTCCATGCCCTGCATCTCTACCACTGTGGCCTAATCAGTCTGCCTACTGggttatttgaggggctgcacaaccTGCAGTACCTCTATTTACAG AACAACCAGCTGGAGTTTCTTGAGGATGACATGTTCATTGATCTACTCAATCTCAGCCACTTATTTCTGCATGGAAATCGCCTGTGGAGCCTCCACCAGAACACTTTCCGCGGCCTCGGGGCACTAGATCGCTTGCTACTCCATCAAAACCGACTCCAGTGGGTCCATACACAGGCTTTCCACGACCTGCGTCGCCTGACAACCCTCTACCTGTTCAACAACTCTTTACCTGAGCTGCCAGCCGAGAGCTTGGCTCAACTACCCGCACTGGAGTACCTGCGTCTCAATGACAACCCTTGGGAGTGTGACTGCAAGGCCGTGCCACTCTGGGATTGGCTGCGGCACTTCCGTGGCTCCACCTCTGCATTAATATGCGTGGCTCCACCAGAACTGGCAGGAAAGGATCTAAAGCGGTTAACGAAAGAGGAACTACCTTCTTGTACGGGCTCAGAGTCCCTCCATCAGAGCAAATCCAGCAACCAAGGGGACATAGGGGTGTCACTAAAGAAAGAACATAATCACCGATCACacaatcatcatcatcctcacctgccaCATCAAGATCAATACTATACCACTTCCCCGTCACCTCTTCCACGGCCGCCCAAATCTGGCCGACACAGAAACTGCACAAGGCATCGTGGCCGCAAGAGTAATGGTCAGAATGAGGTGTATAACCTCAAGGAGTTAGCCAATAAGGAGTCTGATGAAAAATATGACCCTTTAAAGCCTAAACTAAAGAACAAGTGCATCCCACGGACTTCAGTGGGGCCCCCTAGTGGTGTGCAAAGGGCAAACAGCAAGGCGGTGTCCCTCTTTGCACCTCGTTACATCATCCCTGTTTGCTTATTGGTGTCTCTCACTGCCCTTATTTTCCGCTGA